A genomic window from Candidatus Rokuibacteriota bacterium includes:
- the lexA gene encoding transcriptional repressor LexA: MTQRQREVLGFMRGFSDKHGAPPTVREIAEQFRFTPRAAFDHLRALERKGMLRRRVTDKRVSRTLVLTDRGPERARREREIPILGKIAAGAPFFAVESREDVIPVRPEWLAAKGGDVFALRVRGDSMIQAHIADGDLVLVRKQESAAAGDIVAAMIDQEATVKRFATEGGVVVLKPEHPTMKPIVVDPQRSDFRILGKVIGLIREM; the protein is encoded by the coding sequence ATGACGCAGCGGCAGCGCGAGGTGCTGGGCTTTATGCGGGGCTTCTCGGACAAGCACGGAGCGCCGCCCACAGTGCGCGAGATCGCCGAGCAGTTCCGCTTCACGCCGCGAGCGGCCTTCGACCATCTGCGCGCACTCGAGCGCAAGGGCATGCTGCGGCGGCGGGTGACCGACAAGCGGGTATCGCGCACGCTCGTCCTCACGGACCGTGGCCCCGAGCGGGCGCGCAGGGAGCGGGAGATCCCCATCCTTGGCAAGATCGCGGCAGGCGCTCCCTTCTTTGCGGTCGAAAGCCGGGAGGACGTGATCCCGGTGCGGCCCGAATGGCTGGCGGCCAAGGGTGGAGACGTCTTCGCCCTTCGGGTGCGGGGGGACAGCATGATCCAGGCGCACATCGCCGACGGCGATCTGGTTCTGGTGCGCAAGCAGGAGTCCGCCGCGGCGGGCGACATCGTGGCGGCCATGATTGATCAGGAAGCGACGGTGAAGCGCTTCGCCACCGAGGGCGGCGTCGTCGTGCTCAAGCCGGAGCATCCCACCATGAAGCCCATCGTGGTGGATCCGCAGCGCTCGGACTTCCGCATCCTGGGCAAGGTCATCGGGCTCATCAGGGAGATGTGA